Proteins encoded together in one Deinococcus irradiatisoli window:
- a CDS encoding ABC transporter ATP-binding protein: MSGALLSVQDLHVNYGRVEALHGVSLEVGAGQIVSVIGPNGAGKTTLLSALAGVLPSRGAARYQGEPLSALSVEERVRRGLVLVPEKRELFGSMTVADNLLLGSYSRRSRSRVKADLDEVYQRFPRLLERRGQLAGTLSGGEQQMLAIGRALMTSPKLLMLDEPSLGLAPIIVREIFNIVESLRGSGVTVLLVEQNARAALACSDHGYVLETGDVKLSGPAQALAADPAVTSAYLGGESESR; this comes from the coding sequence GTGAGCGGGGCGCTCTTAAGCGTTCAGGACCTGCACGTCAACTACGGCCGGGTCGAAGCGCTGCACGGCGTGTCGCTGGAGGTCGGCGCCGGGCAGATCGTCAGCGTGATCGGCCCCAACGGCGCCGGCAAAACCACCCTGCTCTCGGCGCTGGCCGGGGTGCTGCCCTCGCGCGGCGCGGCGCGCTACCAGGGCGAGCCGCTCTCGGCCCTTAGCGTGGAGGAGCGGGTGCGCCGGGGGCTGGTGCTGGTGCCGGAAAAGCGTGAACTGTTCGGCTCGATGACGGTGGCCGACAACCTGCTGCTCGGCTCGTACTCGCGCCGCAGCCGCAGCCGGGTCAAGGCCGACCTGGACGAGGTGTACCAGCGCTTTCCCCGCTTGCTGGAGCGCCGGGGCCAGCTGGCCGGCACCTTGTCGGGCGGCGAGCAGCAGATGCTGGCGATCGGCCGGGCGCTGATGACCTCGCCCAAACTGCTGATGCTCGACGAACCCTCGCTGGGGCTGGCCCCGATCATCGTGCGCGAGATTTTTAACATCGTGGAGTCGCTGCGCGGCAGCGGCGTCACGGTGCTGCTGGTCGAGCAAAACGCCCGCGCCGCGCTGGCGTGCAGCGACCACGGGTACGTGCTGGAAACCGGCGATGTGAAACTCAGCGGCCCGGCGCAGGCGCTGGCCGCCGACCCGGCGGTGACGAGCGCCTACCTGGGCGGGGAAAGCGAAAGCCGCTGA
- a CDS encoding ABC transporter permease subunit: protein MAILPLLVPTFYLTLLGNVGIYALVALGLVLLTGVAGSTSFGQAAFMGVGAYTSAVLCLRLGLSPWLTLLAALVVTGAVALILGAITLRMQGHFLPLATIAWGLSLYYTFGNAPFTGGFTGLTGIPPITLFGAALNTPSRFYWLVWAVLGICALLLQNLLHSRTGRAMRALRGGVTVAESFGVNTYWLRVQTFLLSALLSAVAGWLYAHGQGFINPTPFGLAQGIEFLFMAVVGGSGAVGGAVLGAGLITLLRDQLQNLLPKLLGQSGDFVTPVFGVLVILMLQLARGGLWPLVERLLPAAPRTLVAGTQRLPVQVKPAPGEDLLVLENVSKHFGGLKAVEGVSFTLRSGEILGLIGPNGAGKSTLFNVISGVLPPTSGRVSLRGQLISALSPRQIARRGLARTFQHVKLFPEMSLLGNAMMGGYARARAGVGRSLLHLERNEEAALQHDAAQQLARVGLGDVFELAGNLPLGQQRVLEIARALVADPTLLLLDEPAAGLRVGEKRELAALLKKLQAEGVTILIVEHDMDLVMNLVDRLVVMNYGEKLAEGRPREIQQHPAVREAYLGGAA from the coding sequence ATGGCGATCCTGCCGCTGCTGGTGCCCACCTTTTACCTCACCCTGCTGGGCAACGTCGGGATTTACGCGCTGGTGGCCCTCGGGCTGGTGCTGCTGACCGGGGTGGCCGGCAGCACCAGCTTCGGTCAGGCGGCGTTCATGGGGGTGGGGGCGTATACCAGCGCGGTGCTTTGTCTGCGTCTGGGCCTCTCGCCCTGGCTGACCCTGCTGGCGGCCCTGGTGGTGACCGGCGCGGTGGCGCTGATCCTGGGGGCCATCACCCTGCGGATGCAGGGCCACTTTCTGCCGCTGGCGACCATCGCCTGGGGCCTGAGCCTCTACTACACCTTCGGCAACGCGCCGTTTACCGGCGGCTTCACCGGCCTGACCGGCATTCCGCCGATCACGCTGTTTGGAGCCGCGCTCAACACGCCCAGCCGCTTTTACTGGCTGGTCTGGGCGGTGCTGGGCATCTGCGCCCTGCTGCTGCAAAACCTGCTGCACAGCCGCACCGGGCGGGCCATGCGGGCGCTGCGCGGCGGCGTCACGGTGGCCGAGAGCTTCGGGGTCAACACCTACTGGCTGCGGGTGCAGACCTTTTTGCTCTCGGCACTGCTCTCGGCGGTGGCCGGCTGGCTCTACGCGCACGGCCAGGGTTTCATCAACCCCACGCCGTTCGGACTGGCGCAGGGCATCGAGTTTTTGTTCATGGCGGTGGTGGGCGGCTCCGGCGCGGTGGGCGGCGCGGTGCTGGGCGCCGGGCTGATTACGCTGCTGCGCGACCAGTTGCAAAACCTCCTGCCCAAGTTGCTGGGTCAGTCGGGCGATTTCGTGACCCCGGTGTTCGGCGTGCTGGTCATTCTGATGTTGCAGCTGGCCCGAGGCGGCTTGTGGCCGCTGGTGGAACGGCTGCTGCCCGCAGCCCCGCGCACCCTGGTAGCCGGCACCCAGCGCCTGCCGGTGCAGGTCAAGCCCGCGCCCGGCGAGGACCTGCTGGTGCTGGAGAACGTCTCCAAGCACTTCGGCGGCCTGAAGGCAGTCGAGGGGGTGTCGTTCACCTTACGCAGCGGCGAAATTCTGGGCCTGATCGGGCCCAACGGGGCAGGGAAGTCCACCTTATTTAACGTGATCTCGGGGGTGCTGCCGCCGACTTCCGGGCGGGTAAGCCTGCGCGGGCAGCTCATCTCGGCGCTCTCGCCGCGCCAGATCGCCCGGCGGGGCCTCGCGCGCACCTTCCAGCACGTCAAGCTGTTTCCCGAGATGAGCCTGCTCGGCAACGCCATGATGGGCGGCTACGCCCGCGCCCGTGCCGGGGTGGGCCGCAGCCTGCTGCACCTGGAAAGAAACGAGGAAGCCGCCCTGCAACATGACGCCGCCCAGCAACTGGCCCGGGTGGGCCTGGGTGACGTGTTCGAGCTGGCCGGCAACCTGCCGCTGGGCCAGCAGCGCGTTCTGGAAATCGCCCGGGCGCTGGTGGCCGACCCCACCCTGCTGCTGCTCGACGAACCGGCCGCCGGGCTGCGGGTGGGCGAGAAACGCGAACTCGCTGCCCTGCTGAAAAAATTGCAGGCCGAGGGCGTCACCATCCTGATCGTGGAGCACGACATGGACCTGGTGATGAATCTGGTGGACCGGCTGGTGGTCATGAACTACGGTGAGAAACTGGCCGAGGGCCGTCCCCGCGAGATTCAGCAGCACCCGGCGGTGCGCGAGGCGTACCTGGGCGGCGCAGCGTGA
- a CDS encoding branched-chain amino acid ABC transporter permease — MFDPAIFPVLAADGLTNGAVYALLSLALVLVFAVTRVIFVAQGEFVSFGALTLASLQLGKVPGTLWLVLVLLAVGAVMESVSQLRRGQARRAVAVLLGAAVLGAALWGLMVWLAPLKLALPLQVLLTLLLVVPLGPLTYRLAFMPLREASTLVLLIAAVSLHLVLSGLGLAFFGAEGSRTPAFAEGQLQLGQVQLSAQSLVTILVSAALMLGLYFFFDKTLAGKALRATAVNRLGARLSGISPVRAGYVSFTLAAAIGALSGLLIGPSTPLSYDSGFLIGLKGFVGAIVGGLVSYPVAALGALLVGLLESFASFSFSAWKEVIVFSLILPVLLWRSLTTRHAEEEDA, encoded by the coding sequence ATGTTCGACCCCGCCATTTTTCCGGTGCTGGCCGCCGACGGCCTGACCAACGGAGCGGTGTACGCCCTCCTGAGCCTCGCGCTGGTGCTGGTGTTCGCCGTGACGCGGGTGATTTTCGTGGCGCAGGGCGAGTTCGTGTCGTTCGGCGCTCTGACGCTGGCGAGCCTGCAACTCGGCAAGGTGCCGGGCACCCTCTGGCTGGTGCTGGTGCTGCTGGCCGTCGGGGCCGTGATGGAAAGCGTGTCTCAGCTGCGCCGGGGACAGGCCCGCCGGGCCGTAGCGGTGCTGCTGGGCGCGGCGGTGCTGGGCGCGGCGCTGTGGGGCCTGATGGTCTGGCTCGCGCCGCTCAAGCTCGCCCTGCCGCTGCAGGTGCTGCTGACCTTGCTGCTGGTGGTGCCGCTGGGACCGCTGACCTACCGACTGGCCTTCATGCCGCTGCGCGAGGCCAGCACCCTGGTGCTGCTGATCGCCGCCGTCAGCCTGCATCTGGTACTCAGCGGCCTGGGGCTGGCGTTTTTCGGTGCGGAAGGCTCGCGCACGCCCGCCTTCGCCGAGGGCCAGCTGCAACTCGGGCAGGTGCAGCTCAGCGCCCAGAGCCTGGTGACGATTCTGGTGAGCGCCGCCCTGATGCTGGGGCTGTATTTCTTCTTCGACAAGACGCTGGCCGGCAAGGCGCTGCGGGCCACCGCCGTCAACCGGCTGGGCGCCCGGCTGAGCGGGATCAGCCCGGTGCGGGCCGGCTACGTCAGCTTCACGCTGGCCGCCGCCATCGGGGCGCTCAGCGGCCTGCTCATCGGCCCCAGCACCCCGCTGAGTTACGACAGCGGCTTTCTGATCGGCCTCAAGGGCTTCGTGGGGGCCATCGTGGGCGGGCTGGTGTCGTATCCGGTGGCGGCGCTCGGCGCCCTGCTGGTGGGCCTGCTGGAGAGCTTCGCCTCGTTCAGCTTCAGCGCCTGGAAGGAAGTCATCGTGTTCTCGCTGATCCTGCCGGTGCTACTGTGGAGGTCGCTGACCACCCGCCACGCCGAGGAGGAAGACGCGTGA
- a CDS encoding ABC transporter substrate-binding protein — MSRTLLLSLTALLLSSASAEIRIGVVVSATGPAASLGIPEKNTVALLPKKIAGQDITYIILDDASDTTTAVTDTRKLIQDSKVDLILGTTTTPASLAMIDVVAQAKVPMISLAASEGIIKPVDDKKRWVFKTPQTDAIMAAAIVDHMAKTGIKTVGYIGFNDAYGEGWFAELEKNAAAKGIKVVASERYNRTDTSVTAQALKVAAAKPDAVLIGASGVPGVLPQKALRDRGYAGKIYQTHGVANPDFLRVGGKDVEGAILPAGPVLVADQLPASNLSKKVGMNYVNQYEAMYGKDSVSTFGAHIYDAGLILQKAIPQALRKAKPGTPEFREALRTAIEGTRNVIGAHGSFNMSPTDHLGLDNRSRVMVVVDGGTWKLLK; from the coding sequence ATGTCCCGTACTCTACTGTTGTCCCTGACGGCTTTACTCCTTTCGTCGGCCAGCGCCGAAATCCGTATCGGCGTGGTGGTCAGCGCCACCGGCCCGGCCGCCAGCCTGGGCATTCCCGAAAAGAACACCGTGGCCCTGTTGCCCAAGAAGATCGCCGGGCAGGACATCACCTACATCATCCTCGACGACGCTTCGGACACCACCACCGCCGTGACCGACACCCGCAAGCTGATTCAGGACAGCAAGGTGGATTTGATTCTCGGCACCACCACCACCCCGGCCAGCCTGGCCATGATCGACGTGGTGGCGCAGGCCAAGGTGCCGATGATCAGCTTGGCGGCTTCCGAAGGCATCATCAAGCCGGTGGACGACAAGAAGCGCTGGGTGTTCAAGACCCCGCAGACCGACGCCATCATGGCCGCCGCCATCGTGGACCACATGGCCAAGACCGGCATCAAGACGGTGGGGTACATCGGCTTCAACGACGCCTACGGCGAAGGTTGGTTCGCCGAACTGGAGAAGAATGCCGCCGCCAAAGGCATCAAGGTGGTGGCTTCCGAGCGCTACAACCGCACCGACACCAGCGTGACCGCCCAGGCGCTCAAGGTGGCGGCGGCCAAGCCCGACGCGGTGCTGATCGGCGCTTCCGGCGTGCCGGGGGTGCTGCCACAAAAAGCCCTGCGCGACCGTGGCTACGCGGGCAAGATCTACCAGACGCACGGCGTCGCCAACCCGGATTTCCTGCGGGTGGGCGGCAAGGACGTGGAAGGCGCGATTTTGCCGGCCGGCCCGGTGCTGGTGGCCGATCAGTTGCCCGCGTCCAACTTGTCCAAGAAAGTCGGCATGAACTACGTCAACCAGTACGAGGCCATGTACGGCAAGGACTCGGTCAGCACCTTCGGGGCGCACATCTACGACGCGGGACTCATTTTGCAAAAAGCCATTCCGCAGGCGCTGCGAAAAGCCAAACCCGGCACGCCGGAGTTCCGCGAAGCGCTACGCACCGCCATCGAAGGCACCCGTAACGTGATCGGCGCGCACGGCAGCTTCAACATGTCGCCCACCGACCACCTGGGCCTGGACAACCGCTCCCGCGTGATGGTGGTCGTGGACGGCGGCACCTGGAAACTGCTCAAATAA
- a CDS encoding AAA family ATPase has translation MIAEQFRHTLQRAADLAGQRRHEYVTLEHLLYALTDDPDARPALLGSGADLTRLRRDLDSVLSAFETVDEPPELTLTVQEVVQDALLQRHASGKSGENVTGDLVLIELMEQPESFARAALEAQGVTRLALLEYVSHGKSGEKQVAGTDPSASLLEEAAQDPLAAYTADLTRQAEEGTLDPVIGRENELTRMLHILARRTKNNPVLVGEPGVGKTALAEALAQHVVGSEAPGFLKGARVYALDMGALIAGTRYRGDFEQRLKAVLGALEGHNTVLFIDELHTLVGAGATEGGSMDAANLLKPALARGALRVLGATTPQELRHLERDRALWRRFGVVDVPEPSETDALEILKGLQSRYAAHHGVTYSPEALDAAVKLSARYIRDRFLPDKAIDVIDEAGAARSVRGLGGEIAASDIEATVARIARVPVGQVKAEEVQSLATLEADLGRRVYGQAEAVKALSSAVKLARAGLRDARRPQGAFLFAGPTGVGKTELARALADRLGVELLRFDMSEYQEAHTVARLIGAPPGYVGFDQGGLLTDAIAKHPHAVLLLDEIEKAHPDVYNLFLQLLDHGTLTDHAGKKIDARGLMVLFTTNAGAEGASRPALGFGRVGREGEMLEAVKRTFAPEFRNRLDAVIPFAALSEQVMAQVVDKFLAELEAQLAERGVTLTVTPAARALLAKLGYDPAMGARPLARVIEDKLKRPLADELLFGRLSSGGQATVGVKDGELTLR, from the coding sequence ATGATCGCCGAACAGTTTCGCCACACCCTGCAGCGCGCCGCCGATCTGGCCGGGCAGCGCCGCCACGAATACGTCACCCTGGAGCACCTGCTCTATGCCCTGACCGACGACCCCGACGCCCGGCCCGCCTTGCTGGGCAGCGGCGCGGACCTCACCCGCCTCAGGCGCGACCTCGACTCGGTGCTGAGCGCCTTCGAGACGGTGGACGAACCGCCCGAACTGACCCTGACGGTGCAGGAGGTGGTGCAAGACGCCCTCCTTCAGCGCCACGCCAGCGGCAAGAGCGGCGAGAACGTGACCGGCGATCTAGTGCTGATCGAACTGATGGAGCAGCCCGAGAGCTTCGCCCGCGCCGCGCTGGAAGCCCAGGGCGTGACCCGGCTGGCGCTGCTGGAATACGTCAGCCACGGTAAGAGCGGCGAGAAGCAGGTGGCGGGCACCGACCCGTCCGCGTCTCTGCTGGAAGAAGCGGCCCAGGACCCCCTGGCCGCCTACACCGCCGACCTGACCCGGCAGGCCGAGGAAGGAACCCTCGACCCGGTGATCGGGCGCGAGAACGAGCTGACCCGGATGCTGCATATCCTGGCGCGGCGCACCAAGAACAACCCGGTGCTGGTGGGCGAGCCGGGCGTGGGCAAAACCGCCCTGGCCGAAGCGCTGGCGCAGCATGTGGTGGGGAGTGAGGCGCCGGGCTTCCTGAAAGGCGCGCGCGTCTACGCCCTGGACATGGGCGCCCTGATCGCCGGCACCCGCTACCGGGGCGATTTCGAGCAGCGTCTTAAGGCGGTGCTGGGCGCGCTGGAGGGGCACAACACCGTGCTGTTCATCGACGAACTGCACACCCTGGTGGGGGCCGGGGCCACCGAGGGCGGCAGCATGGACGCGGCCAACCTGCTCAAGCCGGCGCTGGCACGCGGCGCCTTGCGGGTGCTGGGCGCGACCACGCCGCAGGAACTGCGCCACCTGGAGCGCGACCGGGCGCTGTGGCGGCGCTTCGGGGTGGTGGACGTGCCGGAGCCGAGCGAAACTGACGCGCTGGAGATTCTCAAGGGCCTCCAGTCGCGCTACGCCGCTCATCACGGCGTGACCTACAGCCCCGAAGCGCTGGACGCCGCCGTCAAGCTCTCGGCCCGCTATATCCGCGACCGCTTTCTGCCCGACAAGGCCATCGACGTGATCGACGAGGCGGGCGCGGCGCGCTCGGTGCGCGGGCTGGGCGGCGAAATCGCGGCCAGCGACATCGAGGCGACGGTGGCGCGCATCGCCCGCGTGCCGGTGGGACAGGTCAAGGCCGAGGAGGTCCAGTCGCTCGCCACCCTGGAAGCCGATCTGGGCCGGCGGGTCTACGGGCAGGCCGAAGCGGTGAAGGCCTTATCGAGCGCCGTCAAGCTGGCCCGCGCCGGGCTGCGCGATGCGCGTAGACCGCAGGGCGCTTTTCTGTTCGCCGGGCCGACCGGGGTGGGCAAAACCGAGCTGGCCCGCGCCCTGGCCGACCGCTTGGGGGTGGAACTGCTGCGGTTCGACATGAGCGAGTACCAAGAAGCCCACACCGTCGCCCGCCTGATCGGGGCGCCTCCCGGCTACGTGGGCTTCGATCAGGGCGGCCTCCTCACCGACGCGATCGCCAAGCACCCGCACGCCGTGCTGCTGCTCGACGAAATCGAGAAGGCCCATCCCGACGTGTACAACCTGTTTTTGCAGCTGCTCGACCACGGCACCCTCACCGACCACGCCGGCAAGAAGATCGACGCGCGCGGGTTGATGGTGCTGTTTACCACCAACGCCGGTGCCGAGGGCGCCTCGCGTCCGGCGCTGGGCTTCGGGCGGGTGGGCCGCGAGGGCGAGATGCTCGAAGCGGTCAAGCGGACCTTCGCGCCGGAATTCAGAAACCGTCTCGACGCGGTGATTCCCTTCGCCGCGCTCTCGGAACAGGTCATGGCGCAGGTGGTGGACAAGTTCCTCGCGGAACTCGAAGCGCAGCTGGCGGAGCGCGGCGTGACCCTCACGGTGACGCCCGCCGCCCGCGCCCTGCTCGCCAAGTTGGGCTACGACCCGGCGATGGGTGCCCGGCCACTGGCCCGCGTGATCGAGGACAAGCTCAAGCGCCCGCTGGCCGACGAATTGCTGTTCGGGCGCCTTTCCAGCGGCGGTCAGGCCACGGTGGGCGTCAAGGACGGCGAACTCACCCTGCGCTGA
- the clpS gene encoding ATP-dependent Clp protease adapter ClpS: MTRRTPTDPQHQTQILERSETQRPRLYRVLLLNDDYTPMEFVVMVLERYFRKSAGDAEMIMLAVHRKGQGVAGVYTREVAETKVAQVTQHARSEGYPLRVVAEPEPTP; encoded by the coding sequence GTGACCCGCCGGACGCCCACCGATCCCCAGCACCAGACCCAGATTCTGGAGCGCAGCGAGACCCAGCGGCCGCGCCTGTACCGGGTGCTGCTGCTCAACGACGACTACACCCCGATGGAGTTCGTGGTGATGGTGCTGGAGCGCTACTTTCGCAAGTCGGCCGGTGACGCCGAGATGATCATGCTGGCGGTGCACCGCAAAGGGCAGGGTGTGGCCGGCGTGTATACCCGCGAGGTGGCCGAGACCAAGGTGGCGCAGGTCACCCAGCACGCCCGCAGCGAGGGCTATCCGCTGCGGGTGGTGGCCGAACCTGAGCCGACCCCGTGA
- a CDS encoding DUF4384 domain-containing protein has product MRTSPLLLDLHGQFGVSGAAHTAGMKKTLLSAAALGLSLGLISAPAQAAPKISAQSIIVNPVPASLSVQVWTDRDSSGTQTPNYVPGDKIRLYTRVSRDAYVYLFNVDPNGQVDMILPNRYAGGANFVKANTVKAFPAPGDPFTFDIAAPYGLNKVLALASLTPLNTSSIASFTNSQSNFAVSNVQGQQQLAQALSIVVNPVENPIPQNSWITDVAFYNVAYGKSGAAPVYDNNSASLPQWQNQPQWRTQFQSQQTTAQVYITYANELQSRGYRLVNRDERGNTINARFQGQDEVQLIITVRGGQFDVQIVRR; this is encoded by the coding sequence ATGAGAACTTCTCCCCTGCTCCTTGATTTGCACGGTCAGTTCGGCGTCAGTGGCGCGGCGCACACTGCGGGCATGAAAAAGACCTTGCTCTCCGCCGCCGCCCTCGGTCTCTCGCTCGGTTTGATCAGCGCTCCTGCCCAGGCCGCGCCCAAGATCAGCGCCCAGAGCATCATCGTCAACCCGGTGCCCGCTTCCTTGTCGGTGCAGGTCTGGACCGACCGTGACAGCTCCGGCACCCAGACGCCCAACTACGTGCCCGGCGACAAGATCCGCCTCTACACCCGCGTCAGCCGCGACGCCTACGTCTACCTGTTCAACGTGGACCCCAACGGCCAGGTCGACATGATCCTGCCCAACCGCTATGCCGGCGGCGCCAACTTCGTCAAGGCCAACACCGTCAAGGCCTTCCCGGCCCCCGGCGATCCGTTCACCTTCGACATCGCCGCGCCCTACGGCCTGAACAAGGTGCTGGCGCTGGCCAGCCTGACGCCGCTGAATACCTCCTCGATCGCCAGCTTCACCAACAGCCAGAGCAACTTCGCGGTGAGCAACGTGCAGGGCCAGCAGCAGCTCGCCCAGGCGCTCTCGATCGTGGTGAATCCGGTGGAGAACCCGATTCCGCAAAACAGCTGGATCACCGACGTGGCCTTCTACAACGTGGCCTACGGCAAGAGCGGCGCGGCCCCGGTCTACGACAACAACTCGGCCAGCCTGCCGCAGTGGCAGAACCAGCCCCAGTGGCGCACCCAGTTCCAGAGCCAGCAGACCACCGCGCAGGTCTACATCACCTACGCCAACGAACTGCAGAGCCGCGGCTACCGTCTGGTCAACCGCGACGAGCGCGGCAACACCATCAACGCCCGCTTTCAGGGCCAGGACGAGGTTCAGCTAATCATCACCGTGCGCGGCGGCCAGTTCGACGTGCAGATCGTCCGCCGCTAA
- a CDS encoding ATP-binding cassette domain-containing protein, with protein MTPGPPLPLAELQGVSTGRGLPPLREVSFRLLPGEAWLVSGPNGGGKSTFLKLLRGELSPTQGRRRYHLGGQTRTSAVQALKALALVSPEQEAFYLTRDWVQTVTDVLLSGFSGDTLRLWDADDEALSRLSEVAAQVKLEALLERDFRTLSHGQRRRALLGRALMPCPAALLLDEFTDGLSIAARAELRGVLQDVAAQGVAVVLVTHRPEEAPRLNWRHAHIAEGTLTLDAPPPPLPGRPEKFKLSPGRAGGQGQVLVQLSAAEVYRNGHHALGPISWTWREGEHWLVTGENGAGKSTLARLVAGEFHSALGGRVSRPFLRRDLLSERQRQIGVLGAELAIRQRRGWTGLEVVGSAFGGTEGFAHPLTEAQRREVEAMAARLGASDLLTRPADTLSQGQLRRLLLGRALVHKPRLLILDEGLDFLDAASRAEVLVLLRELMEGGTHLLVVAHRQEDAPPGLTHHLELAAGRIVAERAPEGKEKT; from the coding sequence GTGACGCCGGGGCCGCCGCTTCCGCTGGCCGAACTCCAGGGCGTTTCTACCGGGCGCGGCTTACCGCCGCTGCGAGAGGTGAGCTTTCGCCTCCTGCCCGGCGAGGCCTGGCTGGTTTCCGGCCCCAACGGCGGCGGCAAGAGCACGTTTCTGAAACTCCTGCGCGGCGAGCTCTCGCCCACCCAGGGCCGCCGGCGCTACCACCTGGGTGGGCAGACGCGCACCTCGGCGGTGCAGGCCCTGAAGGCGCTGGCGCTGGTGTCGCCGGAACAGGAAGCCTTTTACCTCACCCGCGACTGGGTGCAGACGGTGACCGACGTGCTGCTGTCGGGCTTCAGCGGCGACACCCTGCGGCTGTGGGACGCCGACGATGAAGCGCTCTCGCGCCTGTCGGAAGTGGCCGCTCAGGTCAAGCTGGAGGCTTTGCTGGAGCGGGATTTCCGCACGCTCAGCCACGGACAGCGCCGCCGCGCCCTGCTGGGCCGGGCCCTGATGCCGTGCCCGGCGGCGCTGCTACTGGACGAATTTACCGACGGCCTGAGCATCGCCGCGCGCGCCGAGTTGCGTGGCGTGCTGCAAGACGTAGCCGCGCAGGGTGTGGCGGTGGTGCTGGTGACCCACCGCCCGGAAGAAGCGCCCCGGCTGAACTGGCGCCACGCCCACATCGCTGAGGGCACCCTGACGCTGGACGCGCCGCCGCCGCCGCTGCCGGGCCGCCCGGAGAAGTTCAAGCTCTCGCCGGGACGTGCCGGGGGGCAGGGGCAGGTGCTGGTGCAGCTGAGCGCCGCCGAGGTCTACCGCAACGGCCACCACGCCCTGGGGCCGATCAGCTGGACCTGGCGCGAGGGCGAGCACTGGCTGGTGACCGGCGAGAACGGCGCCGGCAAGAGCACCCTGGCCCGGCTGGTGGCCGGGGAGTTTCACTCGGCGCTGGGCGGCCGGGTGTCGCGGCCTTTTTTGCGCCGCGACCTGCTCAGCGAGCGCCAGCGGCAGATCGGCGTTCTGGGCGCCGAACTCGCCATTCGCCAGCGGCGCGGCTGGACCGGGCTGGAAGTCGTCGGCTCGGCCTTCGGCGGCACTGAGGGCTTTGCCCACCCGCTGACGGAGGCGCAGCGCCGCGAGGTGGAGGCGATGGCGGCGCGGCTGGGGGCCAGTGATTTGCTGACGCGCCCGGCCGACACGCTCTCGCAGGGCCAGCTGAGGCGGCTGCTGCTGGGCCGGGCGCTGGTTCACAAACCTCGCCTGCTGATCCTTGACGAGGGCCTCGACTTCCTTGACGCTGCCTCACGCGCCGAGGTGTTGGTGCTGCTGCGCGAGCTGATGGAGGGCGGCACCCACCTGTTGGTGGTGGCCCACCGCCAGGAAGACGCCCCGCCGGGCCTGACCCACCACCTTGAGCTGGCCGCAGGCCGGATCGTGGCCGAGCGTGCCCCGGAAGGCAAAGAAAAGACCTGA
- a CDS encoding CdaR family protein — protein sequence MNEGGEARRERGVKRAEPAVSRPVQAARYWWQRLLHNLPQKFLALLLAFLLWFVATEDRRANIQQNYDVALDVRDTTGGNEKRAVSGLNPASVRVTLSGSRQRLGAINASDIEAYIDVTDLPDGEFSRTVRVVGPDGTHSLKVVPTVAQGRIDAELSRTQPVRLSVGNPPSDSVPRYILSPSQVTVSGTSQLVNTVERVVTVPVTLSQGEQVETRLLALGAQGEVVNVRLSPASITVARIDAGTLPIRSVPVKLSTPPGDLVITSSNIEPATVRLIGPADALAKISSVTAPLAYRPGSFSAQPSFSLPDGVRALDRVTVQVTVQPK from the coding sequence ATGAATGAGGGCGGTGAAGCGCGGCGGGAGCGCGGCGTGAAGCGCGCCGAGCCGGCGGTCAGCCGACCCGTGCAGGCCGCCCGCTACTGGTGGCAGCGGCTGCTGCACAACCTGCCGCAGAAATTCCTGGCGCTGCTGCTGGCCTTCCTGCTGTGGTTCGTCGCCACCGAGGACCGCCGCGCCAACATCCAGCAGAACTACGACGTGGCCCTCGACGTGCGCGACACCACCGGCGGCAACGAGAAGCGGGCGGTCAGCGGCCTGAATCCGGCCAGCGTGCGCGTCACGCTCAGTGGCAGCCGGCAGCGGCTGGGGGCCATCAACGCCAGCGACATCGAGGCCTACATCGACGTGACCGATCTGCCCGACGGCGAATTCAGCCGCACCGTGCGGGTGGTCGGTCCCGACGGCACCCACAGCCTCAAGGTGGTGCCGACCGTGGCGCAGGGCCGCATCGACGCCGAACTCAGCCGCACCCAGCCGGTGCGGCTCAGCGTGGGCAACCCGCCGAGCGACAGCGTGCCGAGGTACATCCTCTCGCCGAGCCAGGTGACGGTCAGCGGCACCAGCCAGCTGGTCAACACGGTCGAGCGGGTGGTGACGGTGCCGGTGACGCTTTCGCAGGGCGAGCAGGTCGAAACCCGTCTGCTGGCGCTGGGCGCGCAGGGCGAGGTGGTGAACGTGCGGCTGAGTCCGGCCAGCATCACGGTGGCGCGCATCGACGCCGGCACCCTGCCGATTCGCAGCGTGCCGGTCAAGCTCAGCACGCCGCCGGGCGATCTGGTCATCACCTCGTCGAACATCGAGCCGGCCACCGTGCGCCTGATCGGACCGGCCGACGCGCTGGCGAAAATCAGCAGCGTCACCGCCCCCCTGGCGTACCGGCCTGGAAGTTTCAGCGCCCAGCCCAGCTTCAGCTTGCCCGACGGCGTGCGGGCGCTGGATAGAGTCACGGTGCAGGTGACGGTGCAGCCCAAGTGA